In one window of Pseudodesulfovibrio sediminis DNA:
- a CDS encoding cell division protein FtsX, whose product MIGQFFRLSLRGVADLRLHPFAQLLTLVAVAMVTLLTGLILLGLHNVNLELLKSRGEVEFQVYWKTGLEESVVLADWEAINKLEHLTKFKTFTPKSALTELASTLGEKGDFSWLAENNPLPYSGLATFAVPPEAQSDGWAARLLTRIKSMPGVDKVNYTPFQADLAQGWMTLSRMVIWPVLGFLALIISLVVHNTIKLSLLTRMDEVEILSLVGARPSYIRWPLLTGGFIQGVLGSGAGIGLVILVHSFIAEAFNFAPFYIEIHFMPIQQLLILGGAVTFVSVISSWVAVKA is encoded by the coding sequence GTGATCGGTCAGTTCTTCAGACTTTCCCTGCGCGGCGTGGCCGACCTGCGGCTGCACCCCTTTGCCCAACTGCTTACGCTGGTGGCCGTTGCCATGGTCACTCTGCTGACCGGCCTGATCCTTTTGGGGCTGCATAACGTCAACCTCGAACTGTTGAAGTCCCGAGGCGAAGTGGAATTTCAGGTGTATTGGAAAACCGGCCTGGAAGAATCCGTGGTGCTGGCTGACTGGGAAGCCATCAACAAGCTTGAGCACCTGACGAAATTCAAGACATTCACTCCCAAGAGCGCCCTGACCGAGCTTGCCTCCACACTGGGCGAAAAGGGCGACTTCTCCTGGCTGGCCGAAAACAACCCGTTGCCGTATTCCGGTCTGGCCACATTTGCCGTGCCGCCCGAAGCGCAGAGCGATGGATGGGCGGCCAGACTGTTGACCCGTATCAAATCCATGCCCGGCGTGGACAAGGTCAACTACACCCCGTTTCAGGCTGATCTGGCCCAGGGATGGATGACTCTTTCCCGCATGGTCATCTGGCCTGTGCTCGGCTTCCTCGCGCTCATTATCTCACTGGTCGTGCACAACACCATCAAGCTCTCACTGCTCACCCGGATGGACGAGGTGGAAATCCTTTCACTGGTCGGGGCACGCCCCAGCTATATCCGCTGGCCGTTGCTCACCGGCGGTTTCATTCAGGGCGTACTCGGTTCGGGCGCTGGTATAGGTCTTGTCATACTGGTGCATTCGTTCATTGCCGAGGCCTTTAATTTCGCACCGTTCTACATCGAAATCCACTTCATGCCCATTCAGCAACTCCTCATACTCGGCGGAGCCGTGACATTCGTGTCAGTGATCTCCAGTTGGGTGGCGGTCAAAGCCTAG
- a CDS encoding chorismate-binding protein yields the protein MNTRSTFSASLERDRFDRFAALLARQLDGDLLLSAEGYPSLTESLVGVHPIAELIISATTTPAQIKDFCFNTPDPALGYISYTYGMLLRGVASDKATDFPLGHLKKYAAIAEYADGQATITASDTDLLNRMTALLTGPLDHAAPGPVTGLPDTPPRLSLDQAGYEAGVRETLERILSGHTYQLNLSTRFSWHCPDLDPLALFLALRHDHPAPFYAWLTSGPLRVLSTSPERFLRVEDGHVLSQPIKGTLAFADYSPELNAHLTKSHKESAELSMIVDLIRNDISANCTYDSVRVEHHKSIFQVDNLLQMYADVHGELREDRDCLDLLFDAFPGGSVTGCPKQSSMRIIEELEPHDRGVYCGSIVVIRDTRNMDSSIAIRTATHDTETHTLNVYAGSGIVVDSKPASEYQETLAKADKFLGLGEQ from the coding sequence TTGAATACGCGCTCGACTTTCTCAGCCTCTCTTGAGCGGGACCGCTTCGACCGGTTTGCCGCGTTGCTGGCCCGACAGCTGGATGGCGACCTGCTGCTGTCCGCAGAAGGCTACCCCAGCCTGACTGAATCCCTGGTCGGCGTGCACCCCATTGCCGAGTTGATCATTTCGGCCACGACCACCCCGGCCCAGATCAAGGACTTCTGTTTCAACACGCCCGACCCGGCCCTCGGCTACATCAGCTATACCTACGGCATGCTGTTGCGCGGCGTGGCCTCGGACAAGGCCACCGATTTTCCCTTGGGACATCTGAAAAAATACGCGGCCATTGCAGAATACGCAGACGGTCAGGCAACCATCACCGCCAGCGACACCGACCTGCTGAACCGGATGACCGCTCTGCTCACCGGCCCGCTCGACCACGCGGCTCCCGGCCCTGTGACCGGCCTCCCGGACACACCGCCCCGCCTGTCACTGGATCAGGCGGGCTACGAGGCGGGCGTGCGCGAGACACTGGAACGCATTCTGTCGGGTCACACCTATCAGCTCAATCTGTCCACGCGCTTTTCCTGGCACTGCCCTGATCTCGATCCCCTGGCCCTTTTCCTGGCACTGCGCCATGACCACCCCGCCCCTTTCTACGCATGGCTGACCAGCGGCCCGCTGCGGGTGCTCTCCACCTCGCCGGAGCGATTTCTACGGGTAGAGGACGGTCACGTGCTGTCCCAACCCATCAAGGGCACCCTCGCCTTTGCTGACTATTCGCCCGAGCTGAACGCGCACCTGACCAAGTCACACAAGGAATCTGCGGAGTTATCCATGATCGTGGACCTTATCCGCAATGATATTTCAGCCAACTGCACCTATGACAGCGTGCGCGTGGAGCATCACAAATCCATTTTTCAGGTGGATAATCTCCTCCAGATGTATGCGGATGTACATGGCGAGCTGCGGGAGGACAGGGATTGTCTGGACCTGCTGTTCGACGCCTTTCCCGGCGGGTCCGTCACCGGCTGCCCAAAGCAGAGCTCCATGCGCATCATAGAGGAGTTGGAGCCGCATGACCGTGGCGTGTACTGCGGTTCCATCGTGGTCATCCGGGACACGCGGAACATGGACTCATCCATCGCCATTCGCACGGCCACCCACGACACGGAAACCCACACCCTCAACGTCTATGCGGGAAGCGGCATCGTTGTGGACTCCAAACCCGCAAGCGAGTATCAGGAAACATTAGCAAAAGCTGACAAATTTCTCGGACTGGGGGAACAATGA
- a CDS encoding aminotransferase class IV, translated as MIHYHDNSYTREGVHLDPTAPAFRYGAGFFETIYYNGLKVCHLNLHLDRLLHSLRAFEVPYESVNFEEVIEQVLNRNGLLGQTARINIFYPIENKGATPVIMAVPHEPKPYKAYRLCVCNDRHVSVLNAQKTTNYMFFHLAMQQAKARGFDDTALFDFDDNLLESTTGALVFQKEGQFVTVDSPYCLPSTALAVAHTVLDILPARLSKEELASFRHAYILNSVIGMRPVVAIGETAFVPDDDTCITVMDAVLKG; from the coding sequence ATGATCCATTATCACGACAACAGCTACACCCGTGAGGGCGTGCACCTCGACCCGACCGCTCCGGCCTTTCGGTACGGCGCTGGATTCTTTGAGACCATCTATTACAACGGCCTGAAGGTCTGTCATCTCAACCTGCATCTGGACCGTCTGCTCCATTCGCTTCGGGCCTTCGAAGTGCCCTACGAAAGCGTGAATTTCGAAGAAGTCATCGAGCAGGTGCTCAACCGTAACGGCCTGCTCGGCCAGACCGCGCGGATCAATATTTTCTACCCCATCGAAAATAAAGGCGCCACGCCGGTCATCATGGCCGTCCCCCATGAACCCAAGCCGTACAAGGCCTACCGTCTCTGCGTCTGCAATGACCGCCATGTGTCCGTGCTCAACGCCCAGAAGACAACCAACTACATGTTCTTCCATCTGGCCATGCAACAGGCCAAGGCCCGCGGCTTCGACGATACCGCCCTGTTCGATTTCGACGACAACCTGCTCGAATCCACGACCGGTGCCCTCGTCTTCCAGAAGGAAGGCCAGTTTGTCACCGTGGATTCCCCCTACTGTCTGCCATCAACCGCCCTGGCCGTGGCCCACACCGTGCTCGATATCCTGCCCGCACGGCTGTCCAAGGAAGAGCTCGCCTCGTTCCGTCATGCCTATATCCTGAATTCCGTCATCGGCATGCGCCCGGTGGTCGCCATAGGCGAGACCGCCTTTGTCCCGGACGACGACACCTGCATCACAGTCATGGACGCTGTCTTGAAGGGGTAG